A single genomic interval of Tistrella bauzanensis harbors:
- the tkt gene encoding transketolase, whose amino-acid sequence MTAQTTDAPSTDAPSLRDMANAVRTLSMDAVERANSGHPGMPMGMADAATVLFTRFLKFDPSAPKWADRDRFVLSAGHGSMLLYALLHLTGYADMTLDEIRNFRQLGARTAGHPEYGHASGIETTTGPLGQGIANAVGMALAERLLAARFGGSVVDHYTYAIVGDGCLMEGISHEAISLAGHLRLSKLIVLWDDNGISIDGPVSLSCSDDQRKRFEASGWATDAVDGHDPEAVAAALERARTSDKPVLIACRTTIGYGAPKKAGTSGVHGSPLGAIEIAGAREALSWPHEPFEVPAAIRDAWATAGRRGSADRKAWEDRFATLDPDTRASFTRAMAGELPAGWAEALDAHIAAIIADPKAVATRKASEMALEALVPAIPELIGGSADLTGSNNTRTKAMKPVAPGEFDGRYIYWGIREHGMAAAMNGMALHGGVIPYGGTFLVFTDYCRPSIRLSALMEQRVIYVMTHDSIGLGEDGPTHQPVEHLMSLRMMPNVAVMRPADAVETAECWAAALNRTTGPSVLALSRQNLKPVRLTAEAENLSAKGAYVLREASAAPKAVLLATGSEIEIAMAAAEALEAQGIATRVVSMPCWELFADQPAAYQVEVLGGDVVRVAVEAGIGFGWERWIGARGTTVAMTGFGASAPAPELYRHFGITAEAVVDAVKTRI is encoded by the coding sequence ATGACCGCTCAGACGACCGATGCCCCCTCGACCGATGCGCCATCGCTGCGCGACATGGCGAATGCCGTGCGCACGCTCAGCATGGATGCCGTCGAGCGCGCGAATTCCGGCCATCCGGGCATGCCCATGGGCATGGCGGACGCGGCCACCGTTCTCTTCACCCGTTTCCTGAAGTTCGATCCGTCGGCGCCGAAATGGGCCGATCGCGACCGCTTCGTGCTCTCGGCCGGCCATGGCTCGATGCTGCTCTATGCGCTGCTGCATCTGACCGGCTATGCCGACATGACGCTCGACGAGATCAGGAACTTCCGTCAGCTCGGCGCCCGCACGGCCGGCCATCCGGAATATGGTCATGCCAGCGGGATCGAGACCACCACCGGTCCGCTGGGCCAGGGCATCGCCAATGCCGTGGGTATGGCGCTGGCCGAGCGTCTGCTCGCCGCCCGTTTCGGCGGGTCGGTGGTCGACCATTACACCTATGCCATCGTCGGCGACGGCTGCCTGATGGAAGGCATCAGCCACGAGGCGATCTCGCTGGCCGGCCATCTGCGGCTGTCGAAGCTGATCGTGCTGTGGGACGATAACGGCATCTCGATCGACGGCCCGGTGTCGCTGTCGTGCTCGGATGACCAGCGCAAGCGCTTCGAGGCCAGCGGCTGGGCGACCGATGCGGTCGATGGCCACGACCCTGAGGCGGTCGCCGCGGCGCTGGAGCGTGCGCGCACCAGCGACAAGCCGGTGCTGATCGCCTGCCGCACCACCATCGGGTATGGCGCGCCCAAAAAGGCCGGCACGTCCGGCGTTCACGGCTCGCCGCTGGGTGCGATTGAAATTGCCGGCGCCCGCGAGGCGCTGTCGTGGCCGCATGAGCCGTTCGAGGTTCCGGCGGCGATCCGCGATGCCTGGGCCACCGCCGGCCGGCGCGGCAGTGCCGATCGCAAGGCCTGGGAAGACCGTTTCGCAACCCTCGATCCCGACACCCGGGCCAGCTTCACCCGTGCGATGGCGGGCGAATTGCCGGCCGGATGGGCCGAGGCGCTCGATGCCCATATCGCCGCGATCATCGCCGATCCCAAGGCCGTTGCCACCCGCAAGGCCTCGGAAATGGCGCTGGAAGCGCTGGTGCCGGCGATCCCGGAGCTGATCGGCGGCTCGGCCGACCTCACCGGCTCGAACAACACCCGCACCAAGGCGATGAAGCCGGTGGCGCCGGGCGAATTCGACGGCCGCTATATCTATTGGGGCATCCGCGAGCATGGCATGGCCGCCGCGATGAACGGCATGGCGCTGCATGGCGGCGTCATCCCCTATGGCGGCACCTTCCTGGTGTTCACCGATTATTGCCGGCCCTCGATCCGCCTGTCGGCGCTGATGGAGCAGAGGGTCATCTATGTCATGACCCATGACTCGATCGGCCTCGGCGAGGACGGCCCGACCCATCAGCCGGTCGAGCATCTGATGAGCCTGCGCATGATGCCGAATGTGGCGGTGATGCGCCCGGCCGATGCGGTCGAGACCGCCGAGTGCTGGGCGGCGGCGTTGAACCGCACCACTGGTCCGTCGGTGCTGGCGTTGAGCCGGCAGAACCTGAAGCCGGTGCGCCTGACGGCCGAGGCCGAAAATCTGTCGGCCAAGGGCGCCTATGTGCTGCGCGAGGCATCGGCGGCACCGAAGGCGGTGTTGCTCGCCACCGGTTCGGAAATCGAAATCGCCATGGCCGCCGCCGAGGCGCTTGAAGCCCAGGGCATCGCGACCCGCGTGGTGTCGATGCCGTGTTGGGAATTGTTCGCAGACCAGCCGGCGGCCTATCAGGTCGAGGTGCTGGGCGGCGACGTGGTCCGCGTCGCGGTCGAAGCCGGCATCGGCTTCGGCTGGGAACGCTGGATCGGCGCCCGCGGCACCACCGTCGCCATGACCGGCTTCGGCGCCAGCGCGCCGGCACCGGAACTCTATCGTCACTTCGGCATCACCGCCGAGGCCGTTGTCGATGCCGTGAAGACGCGGATCTGA
- the gap gene encoding type I glyceraldehyde-3-phosphate dehydrogenase, producing MTIRVAINGFGRIGRGVLRAIVESGRTDIQVVGINDLAPAATNAHLLKYDSVHGRFPGTVTTGPDSIDVGTGPIRVTAERDPAKLPWAELKVDVALECTGIFTKRDAAAKHLEAGARKVLVSAPADNADYTVVYGVNHQGLTADHVVVSNASCTTNCLAPVAKVLNDAVGIVHGFMTTVHAYTGDQPVLDIAHKDLHRARAAAQSIIPTSTGAARAVGLVLPELKGKLDGVAVRVPTPNVSMIDLTFVASRATSADEINNAIRAAAAEGSLKGILGVVDEPLVSIDFNHDPHSSSFDLGQTSVIDGTFVRVLSWYDNEWGFSNRMADTAVALGKL from the coding sequence ATGACCATTCGGGTGGCGATCAACGGCTTCGGCCGCATCGGCCGTGGCGTTCTGCGTGCGATCGTCGAGTCGGGCCGCACCGACATTCAGGTCGTCGGCATCAACGATCTCGCGCCTGCCGCGACCAATGCCCATCTGCTGAAGTATGATTCGGTCCATGGCCGCTTCCCCGGCACCGTGACCACCGGCCCCGACAGCATCGATGTCGGGACCGGCCCGATCCGGGTCACCGCCGAGCGCGACCCCGCGAAGCTGCCCTGGGCCGAGTTGAAGGTCGATGTGGCGCTGGAATGCACCGGCATCTTCACCAAGCGCGACGCCGCGGCGAAGCACCTGGAAGCCGGCGCCCGCAAGGTGCTGGTCTCGGCGCCGGCCGACAATGCCGACTACACCGTGGTCTATGGCGTCAACCATCAGGGCCTGACGGCCGACCACGTCGTGGTGTCGAACGCCTCGTGCACCACCAACTGCCTGGCCCCGGTCGCCAAGGTGCTGAACGATGCCGTCGGCATCGTCCACGGTTTCATGACCACGGTGCATGCCTATACCGGTGATCAGCCGGTTCTGGACATCGCGCACAAGGATCTGCACCGCGCCCGCGCTGCCGCGCAGTCGATCATCCCCACCTCGACCGGTGCCGCCCGCGCCGTGGGCCTGGTGCTGCCGGAACTGAAGGGCAAGCTCGACGGCGTCGCCGTGCGTGTGCCGACCCCCAACGTCTCGATGATCGACCTGACCTTCGTCGCCAGCCGGGCCACCTCGGCCGACGAGATCAACAACGCGATCCGCGCCGCCGCCGCCGAAGGCTCGCTGAAGGGCATTCTGGGCGTGGTCGACGAGCCGCTGGTGTCGATCGACTTCAACCACGACCCGCACTCGTCCAGCTTCGACCTGGGCCAGACCTCGGTGATCGACGGCACCTTCGTGCGGGTGCTGTCGTGGTACGACAACGAGTGGGGCTTCTCGAACCGCATGGCCGATACGGCCGTGGCGCTCGGCAAGCTCTGA
- a CDS encoding phosphoglycerate kinase, with protein MSSSQPLRFKTLDQIDVAGRVVLVRLDLNVPMKDGVVTDATRIDRQAPTVRALAERGARVVVLSHFDRPKGRIVPSMSLRPVAAPLAAAIGRPVAFADDCIGEAASRVVAALDDGDVALLENLRFHAGEEKNEAGFADALAGLGQIFVSDAFSCAHRAHASTVGLAERLPTAAGLSMQAELEALGAALADPRRPVAAIVGGAKVSTKIDLLNNLVARVDAVIIGGGMANTFLHAQGIAVGKSLCEADLAETARAILARAEAAGCRVVLPVDAVVAREFKAGADSHTVEVTGVADDEMILDVGPKTVAEVEACIAGSKTLLWNGPFGAFEIAPFDAATVAVARAVEKLTRAGGLASIAGGGDTVAALAHAGVLDALTYVSTAGGAFLEFCEGKELPGVAALAQ; from the coding sequence ATGTCGTCAAGCCAGCCCCTCCGCTTCAAGACCCTGGATCAGATCGATGTCGCCGGCCGTGTCGTCCTGGTCCGCCTGGACCTGAACGTGCCGATGAAGGACGGTGTCGTCACCGACGCCACCCGCATCGACCGTCAGGCACCGACGGTGCGCGCCCTGGCCGAACGCGGCGCCCGCGTGGTGGTGCTGTCGCATTTCGACCGGCCCAAGGGCCGGATCGTGCCGTCGATGTCGCTGAGGCCGGTTGCGGCACCGCTTGCCGCCGCCATCGGCCGGCCGGTCGCCTTTGCCGACGACTGCATCGGCGAGGCCGCATCCAGGGTGGTCGCCGCGCTGGATGATGGCGATGTGGCGCTGCTGGAAAACCTGCGCTTCCATGCCGGCGAAGAGAAGAACGAGGCCGGTTTCGCCGATGCGCTGGCGGGGCTGGGCCAGATCTTCGTGTCGGATGCCTTCAGCTGCGCCCACCGCGCCCATGCCTCCACCGTCGGGCTGGCCGAACGCCTGCCGACCGCTGCCGGCCTGTCGATGCAGGCGGAACTTGAGGCACTGGGTGCCGCACTGGCGGATCCCCGCCGGCCGGTGGCGGCGATCGTGGGTGGCGCCAAGGTGTCGACCAAGATCGATCTGCTGAACAATCTGGTGGCCCGGGTCGACGCGGTGATCATCGGCGGCGGCATGGCCAACACCTTCCTGCATGCGCAGGGCATCGCCGTCGGCAAATCGCTGTGCGAGGCCGATCTGGCCGAGACTGCCCGCGCTATCCTGGCCCGGGCCGAGGCGGCCGGCTGCCGGGTGGTGCTGCCGGTCGACGCGGTGGTCGCGCGCGAATTCAAGGCCGGTGCCGACAGCCACACGGTCGAGGTCACCGGGGTCGCCGATGACGAGATGATCCTGGATGTCGGCCCGAAGACGGTGGCCGAGGTCGAGGCCTGCATCGCCGGATCGAAGACCCTGCTGTGGAACGGCCCCTTCGGCGCCTTCGAGATCGCGCCCTTCGATGCCGCCACCGTGGCGGTGGCCAGGGCGGTGGAAAAACTGACCCGTGCGGGCGGCCTCGCCTCCATCGCCGGTGGCGGCGACACCGTCGCGGCGCTGGCGCATGCCGGCGTGCTCGATGCGCTGACCTATGTCTCGACCGCGGGCGGCGCCTTCCTGGAATTCTGCGAGGGCAAGGAACTGCCCGGCGTCGCCGCGCTGGCACAGTAA
- a CDS encoding class I fructose-bisphosphate aldolase, translated as MKITQRVKRILANYEGENPGVKTNLARILMEGRLGGTGRLVILPVDQGFEHGPARSFAPNVPAYDPHYHYQLAIDAGLSAYAAPLGMLEAGADTFAGAIPTILKVNSSNSLATEKDQAVTATVDDALRLGCAAIGFTIYPGSEYQFEMMEELRELTLEAKSKGVAVVVWSYPRGGMLTKAGETALDVCAYAAHHAALLGANIIKVKPPTAELEQDEAKKVYEKYDIARSTLTERVAHVVQASFNGRRIVVFSGGNAKGTEDLMEEIREIRDGGANGSIIGRNTFQRPREEALALLDQIIKIYQGKA; from the coding sequence ATGAAGATCACTCAGCGCGTGAAGCGGATCCTTGCCAATTATGAAGGCGAGAATCCCGGTGTGAAGACCAACCTCGCCCGCATCCTGATGGAAGGCCGCCTGGGCGGTACCGGGCGGCTGGTGATCCTGCCGGTCGATCAGGGCTTCGAGCATGGTCCCGCGCGCAGCTTCGCGCCGAACGTGCCGGCCTATGATCCCCACTACCACTATCAGCTGGCGATCGATGCCGGGCTGTCGGCCTATGCCGCCCCCCTCGGCATGCTGGAAGCCGGTGCCGACACCTTCGCCGGCGCCATCCCGACCATCCTGAAGGTCAACAGCTCCAACAGCCTGGCGACCGAGAAGGACCAGGCGGTGACGGCGACGGTCGACGACGCGCTGCGCCTGGGCTGCGCCGCCATCGGCTTCACCATCTATCCGGGCTCGGAATACCAGTTCGAGATGATGGAAGAGCTGCGCGAGCTGACCCTTGAGGCGAAGTCCAAGGGTGTCGCGGTCGTTGTGTGGTCGTATCCGCGCGGCGGCATGCTGACCAAGGCCGGCGAGACCGCGCTCGACGTCTGCGCCTATGCCGCCCACCACGCGGCCCTGCTTGGCGCCAACATCATCAAGGTGAAGCCGCCGACCGCCGAGCTTGAGCAGGACGAGGCGAAGAAGGTCTACGAGAAATACGACATCGCCCGTTCCACCCTGACCGAGCGGGTCGCGCATGTCGTCCAGGCGTCGTTCAACGGCCGCCGGATCGTGGTGTTCTCGGGCGGCAACGCCAAGGGCACCGAGGATCTGATGGAAGAGATCCGCGAGATCCGCGACGGCGGCGCCAACGGCTCGATCATCGGCCGCAACACCTTCCAGCGCCCGCGTGAGGAAGCGCTGGCGCTGCTCGACCAGATCATCAAGATCTATCAGGGCAAGGCGTGA